The region TCCTCATCGAGGTGGAGCTTCTGCTCGACTGGTACGTGCCCCACATCATCGGCACGCAGCTCTCGGGCTCGGCGCGGGCGGAGTTCGTCAATCTCTGGACCGAGACCCTGGGCGAGGTTCTCGCCGCCCCGGCCACCTGGACCCTGCGCGACTATCACTCGCCCAACCTGATCTGGCTGCCCAAGCGCGACGGCCTGCAGCGGGTCGGCATGATCGACTTCCAGGATGCGGTGCTGGGCTCTCCGGCCTACGACGTCGCGTCGCTCCTGCAGGACGCGCGCGTGACCGTGCCGCCCGAGCTCGAACTGAAGCTCATCGGCCTCTATGCCCGCGACCGGAAGGCCGCCGATCCCGATTTCGACGTGTCGGCCTTCGCCCGCGCCTATGCGATCATGGCGGGCCAGCGCGCCACCAAGATCCTCGGTATCTTCGCCCGCCTCGACCGGCGCGACGGCAAACCGCATTACCTCAAGCATCTGCCGCGGATCGAGGCCTATCTCATCCGCAACCTCGCCCATCCGGCCCTGGGCAAGCTCAAGGTCTGGTACGAAAACTATCTGCCGAGGCTCATCCCGCAGGCGGATGAACTCCCTCCCGAATCCTGAGCAGCCCCTTGTCCCAGACCTCAACGCGCGCGCCGCACAAAGCCATCGTCCTCGCCGCAGGCTTAGGCAAGCGCATGCTGCCGATCACCGCCACCCTGCCGAAGCCCCTCGTGAAGGTGGCGGGACAAAGCCTCATCGACTTCGCTCTCGACCGGCTGGACGAGGCCGGCATCGACACGGTGGTGGTGAACGTGCACCACTTCGCCGACATGCTCGAAGCGCATCTGCGCACCCGTGAATTCCCGCGCATCGTCATCTCGGACGAGCGCGGCGAGCTTCTGGAAACCGGCGGCGGCGTGAAGAAGGCCCTGCCGCTTCTGGGCGAAGAGCCCTTCATCACCTTCAACTCCGATTCGCTCTGGATCGAGGGCAAAGAGCCGAATCTGAAGCGTCTCGTGGCGGCCTGGGACCCGGACCGGATGGACATCCTCATGCTCGTGGCGCCGTTATCCACAAGCATCGGATTCGAAGGCCGGGGCGATTTTCATAGGGACGAGAGCGGCCGCCTGCGCCGCCGCGGAACGGACCCGAGCGCTCCTTTCGCCTATGCGGGCGTCGCCATCGTGAAGCCGGAACTCGTTCACGGGACGCCCGATGGAGCGTTCTCGGCCAACACCTTCTACGACCGCGCCATCGCGAAGGAGCGTCTCTACGGCTTGTGCATGGAGGGGCAATGGCTGCATGTTGGGGAGCCTCAGGCGATTACCGAGGCCGAACAATGCCTCGCCGCCAGCAAGCGATGAGGTTTTCGAGTGCCGAGCATGACCCGGAACCATGGGAGCCGGTTTTCCGAACCGGTCATGCATGACTCGCGGACCTCGCCGCGCGTCTTTTCGATTCCTCCCGGTTGCGCCTTCCTGCCGACCCTGGTGGATGCACTGTTCGACGGCCATCTCGTCGGCCCCTTGCCGGATGATCCCGCGGCGCTGTCCGACATCACGATCTATGTTCCCAACCGCCGCGCCACCCGGGCGCTGATCGCGCTGCTTGCCGAGCGCGGCGCAGGCCGGGCGCAGCTTCTGCCGCGGATCGTGCCTTTGGGCGAGACCGACGAGGCCGAGTTCGAGCTGACGGGCCTGGAGGGCACGCCGCTCCAGGAAGCCGCGAGCCTCAAGCCCCCGATCCCACCCCTGGAGCGGCGCCTCATCCTCACCCGCCTCGTGCAGCGCTGGTCGGCGGAGGTGGACCGCGCGCTGCTGCAGCTCGGCCCCGAAGTGCCCTTCATGGTGCCGGCCTCGCCGGCCGACGCGGTGAACCTCGCGGGCGATCTCGAAACCCTGATGGATGCCTTCACGACGGAAGGCATCGACTGGCACGCCCTCGAAGGGGCGGTGGATTCCGACTACTCGACCTATTTCGAGATCACGCGCCATTTCGTGCAGATCGCGAGCGAGAACTGGCCCCGGATCCTGGCCGAGCGCCAGGCGAGCGATCCGGCGCAGCGGCGCAACGCGCTCCTCGACGCCGAGGCCCGGCGCCTGACCCGCGAGCGGCCCGCGCATCCGATCATCGTCGCGGGATCGACCGGCTCCGTGCCGGCGACCGCGCATCTGATGGGCGTGATCGCACGCCTGCCCAAAGGCGCCGTCGTGCTGCCGGGGCTCGACACGGTTCTCGACGAGGAGAGCTGGTCCACCATCGGGGGTGTCGGCGACGATGAGACCGATCCGGTGCACGGGCATCCGCAGGCCTCCTTGCGCCGCCTCCTGGACAAGCATCTGCGCATCCCACGCTCGGATGTCACCGTTCTCGGCGCAGTGCCCGAAGCCGCGCAAGCCCGTAACCACCTGCTCTCCGAAGCCCTGCGTCCGGCCGACACCACGGATCGCTGGTCGCTGATCCTCCCTGAGGATCGCATGTCCTTGAGCGCGCGCGGCTGCGAAGGGCTTTCCATCATCGAGGCGATGGACGAGCGCGAGGAGGCGCTTTCCATCGCCATCGCGCTGCGCGAAACCCTGGCGCATCCGCACAAGACCGCAGCCCTCGTCACGCCGGACCGCGCACTCGCCACGCGCGTGACGGCGGAGCTCGCCCGCTGGGGCCTGAGCGTCGAGGATTCGGCCGGCATTCCGCTCTCCGACACGCCCGCCGGACGCCTCGCGCGCATGGCCGCGGAAGCGGCCGCCGACGATCTGCGGCCCGTGCGCCTCCTGGCGCTGCTCGCGCACCCGATGGTGCGCCTCGGCCTGTCCCGCGAAACGATCGAGCATGCGTCGAGCGTGCTCGAAATCGGCGTGCTGCGCGGGCCCGCTCCCGCGCTCGGCATCGAGGGCATGCGCGCGGCACTCGCCAGCCGCCGCGCCGGGAACGATCATCGCACGCCCCGCCCGCGCAAGCGCCTGACGGAGGCCGATTGGGACCTCGCCGACGACCTGCTGCAGCGCCTCGGCGTCGCCTTCGAGACCTTCACGCCGGCCGCGCACGGCGAAGGGCGCCTCGACCTCATGTCCCTCGTGGAGCATCACCGCCGCGCCGTCGAGCTGCTCTGGGCCGGCCCCGACGACGAACCGGCGGAGCAGGACGACGATTCCTCGAAGGAAGCGCTCGCGGCCTTGTTCGACGATCTCGAACATTCCGACATCCGCGCGGAGGAAGGCCATCCCCTCGCGGGCCGCTTCGTCGATTACCCGACCTTCTTCACGGCGCTCGCCAAGCAGCGTTCCTTGAGCCCTTCGCCGCGTGCCACGCACCGGCGCCTGAAGATCCTCGGCCTTCTCGAAGCGCGTCTGCTCTCCGTCGACCGCGTGGTGCTCGGCGGACTGGACGAGGGCTCCTGGCCGCCGCGCACGGTGACGGACGCGTTCCTCAACCGGCCCATGCGCTCGCGCGTCGGCCTGATGCCGCCGGAACGGCGCATCGGCCAGACGGCGCACGATTTCGTGCAGGCGCTCGGCACGCACGACGTGGTGATCACCCGCGCGCACAAGCGCGACGGCTCGCCCATGGTGCCCTCGCGCTTCCTGCAGCGCCTGAAGGCCTTCACCGGCAAGGACGTCTGGGAGCGCATGACGAAGGCCGGCGAATATTACCGCCGCCTCGCGCGCACCCTCGACACGCCGGAGCCCGCGCCGTCGCTGCCGCGCCCGCGTCCGAAGCCCGATCCGGCGCTTTTCCCGCGCTCCTTGAGCGTCACGGAGATCGAGACGCTCGTGCGCGATCCCTATTCGATCTTCGCGCGCCACATCCTCAAGCTCGACGCGCTCGATGCGATCGCCGTGACGCCGAGCGCCGCGGATCGCGGCACGATCATCCACGACGTGCTGGGCACGTTCGCCGAGCAATACCCGAAGGCGATGCCGGCCCACGCGCAGGAAATCCTGCTCGCGCTCGGCACGGACGCCTTCGCCGACATCGCCGAGGCC is a window of Microvirga lotononidis DNA encoding:
- a CDS encoding nucleotidyltransferase family protein — translated: MSQTSTRAPHKAIVLAAGLGKRMLPITATLPKPLVKVAGQSLIDFALDRLDEAGIDTVVVNVHHFADMLEAHLRTREFPRIVISDERGELLETGGGVKKALPLLGEEPFITFNSDSLWIEGKEPNLKRLVAAWDPDRMDILMLVAPLSTSIGFEGRGDFHRDESGRLRRRGTDPSAPFAYAGVAIVKPELVHGTPDGAFSANTFYDRAIAKERLYGLCMEGQWLHVGEPQAITEAEQCLAASKR
- the addB gene encoding double-strand break repair protein AddB; this encodes MTRNHGSRFSEPVMHDSRTSPRVFSIPPGCAFLPTLVDALFDGHLVGPLPDDPAALSDITIYVPNRRATRALIALLAERGAGRAQLLPRIVPLGETDEAEFELTGLEGTPLQEAASLKPPIPPLERRLILTRLVQRWSAEVDRALLQLGPEVPFMVPASPADAVNLAGDLETLMDAFTTEGIDWHALEGAVDSDYSTYFEITRHFVQIASENWPRILAERQASDPAQRRNALLDAEARRLTRERPAHPIIVAGSTGSVPATAHLMGVIARLPKGAVVLPGLDTVLDEESWSTIGGVGDDETDPVHGHPQASLRRLLDKHLRIPRSDVTVLGAVPEAAQARNHLLSEALRPADTTDRWSLILPEDRMSLSARGCEGLSIIEAMDEREEALSIAIALRETLAHPHKTAALVTPDRALATRVTAELARWGLSVEDSAGIPLSDTPAGRLARMAAEAAADDLRPVRLLALLAHPMVRLGLSRETIEHASSVLEIGVLRGPAPALGIEGMRAALASRRAGNDHRTPRPRKRLTEADWDLADDLLQRLGVAFETFTPAAHGEGRLDLMSLVEHHRRAVELLWAGPDDEPAEQDDDSSKEALAALFDDLEHSDIRAEEGHPLAGRFVDYPTFFTALAKQRSLSPSPRATHRRLKILGLLEARLLSVDRVVLGGLDEGSWPPRTVTDAFLNRPMRSRVGLMPPERRIGQTAHDFVQALGTHDVVITRAHKRDGSPMVPSRFLQRLKAFTGKDVWERMTKAGEYYRRLARTLDTPEPAPSLPRPRPKPDPALFPRSLSVTEIETLVRDPYSIFARHILKLDALDAIAVTPSAADRGTIIHDVLGTFAEQYPKAMPAHAQEILLALGTDAFADIAEAYPELYAEWWPRFTRLATEFVVWEQARRPDLVEVYAERSGRLSIPLPDGTIFNLRARADRIEHRRDGRFAIIDFKTGQPPGVREVYAGFSPQLTLEAMMLMKGAFKGLPMAKDTPDLLYVHTTGGRTPIDPREIKPTGKEERTVPEIVEEHRRRFEGMIVRYAKGEAAYVSRPFPKYARRFSEYDHLARVKEWSLASAGGVEGSE